The region GCAAAATGTATCCTCCGACGAAGCCCAGGACCGGTGAGACGAGCATGGCGATGAATATCTTCTTCAAGCCTGCCAGCTTCACCACCCCGAGTCCATGCGCCGCACCCGCCGCGCCGACGATGCCGCCCACCAGCGCGTGGGTAATGCTGATGGGTATGCCTGCGTAGGTGCAGCCGGCGCTCCACACACTTGCGCCCACCAATGAGGAAATGACTACCACCTGGTCCATGGCTGAAGGGTCCACAACCCCTTTGCCCATCGTCTTAGCCACGGCAGTGGTGAGAAAAGCCCCCAGAATATTCATGAGCCAGGCGAGGAAGATGGCCTGGGCGGGAGTCAAAGCGCGGGTGGAAATGGTGGTGGCGATGGCATTGGCCGCATCGTTCATGCCATTGAAAAAGTCATACGTCCACGCGAGGGCGACGACGATAGCTAAGAAGGTCAGACTGTCGAAGGGGTGCATCGCCTCCTGCTCACACGTTCTTCACCGAAATCGCCTCCAGCACGTTGGCCACGTCCTCACAACGGTCCGTGGCCAGCTCCAGATCCTGATAGAAATCCTTGAGCTTGATAATCTCAATGGGGTCAGTGCAGTTGTGGAAAAGCTTAGCAAGCCCGTGGCGGAACACCCTGTCCCCCTCATTCTCCAGGCGATTGATTTCGATGCAATGCACGCACATTTGCGCTGGGTGGCGAAGGAGGCTTACCCCGCGCACGATCTCCGCCGAGGCCTCAGCGATGATTTTCGCCAGTTTCACGGCATCCTCGCCAGGGTTGGTCAGCTCAAAGAGATAAACGCGGTCAGCGGCAGAATCAACGAGGTCGATCACATCGTCTAAGGCCCGACACAGGGCGTAGATATCCTCCCGATCGAAAGGGGTGACAAAAGTGGTGTTCAGCTTGTTGATGATTTCGTGGGTGAGCTTGTCCCCCTTGTGCTCCAGCTCTTTGATCTGGCGGCCAAAGCGCTCGGCTTCCTTGCCGGACTCGAGCATCTGCACAAGGAGCTGTGCCGCCTCCTGAATGTTGGCAGCAGCCTCGGCAAACATCTCAAAAAACCGCTCATGCTTCGGAAGAATCTTCATCGGGTGCGCACCTCGCCATTGAAGGAAATCAACTGCCACGGAACAGGAACGGGCGGACAATATACAAAACCCAATCTTCC is a window of Calditrichota bacterium DNA encoding:
- a CDS encoding DUF47 domain-containing protein; this encodes MKILPKHERFFEMFAEAAANIQEAAQLLVQMLESGKEAERFGRQIKELEHKGDKLTHEIINKLNTTFVTPFDREDIYALCRALDDVIDLVDSAADRVYLFELTNPGEDAVKLAKIIAEASAEIVRGVSLLRHPAQMCVHCIEINRLENEGDRVFRHGLAKLFHNCTDPIEIIKLKDFYQDLELATDRCEDVANVLEAISVKNV